A region of Propionispora hippei DSM 15287 DNA encodes the following proteins:
- a CDS encoding spore germination protein, giving the protein MVLQFTQSANTGPEQKADSGAAQESACQVSPDIRANQKQLREVFDKSQDIIFRDFAIPHLHREAFLCFINGMADVERIDQYILQPLMQKPVKGQVRRSRYRGNCLQRVKKDLLGSAGITETNVFQEVARQLLAGNTAVFIDRSPQVLIVHTEGFSYRAIEEPGTETVVRGSREGFTENITVNITMLRRRVRNTDLVVEKMQLGEQTNTNLVIAYLENLANPELVAEVKKRIQQIKIDAVLDSGYVEQYIEDQKYSIFSTVGSTEKPDVVAGKLLEGRVAVFCDGTPFVLTVPFLFIESLQSSEDYYLRPIAASFMRLIRVFSLLMTIALPALYVTVSMYHYEMVPTILLITMAATREGIPFPPFLEAFIMGIAFEIIREAGIRMPRPVGQAISIVGALVLGETAVNAGVVSSPMVIVVAITAITDFVNPSLTTTTVFLRIFLLALAAVLGLYGILIGFFFILAHICSLRSFGAPYLSPLAPVNRSGLKDTLIRSSLWLMKQRPSYIQWKHSRRRGE; this is encoded by the coding sequence ATGGTTCTGCAGTTTACACAGTCTGCCAATACCGGGCCGGAACAAAAAGCTGATTCCGGGGCTGCCCAGGAATCAGCGTGCCAGGTAAGCCCGGATATCCGGGCTAATCAAAAACAGTTAAGGGAAGTCTTTGATAAAAGCCAGGATATTATATTTCGGGATTTTGCCATTCCGCATTTGCATCGGGAAGCCTTTTTGTGTTTTATCAATGGAATGGCAGATGTGGAACGGATTGATCAATATATTCTTCAGCCGCTCATGCAAAAGCCGGTAAAAGGACAGGTAAGACGAAGCCGGTACCGGGGAAACTGTCTGCAGCGCGTGAAAAAGGACTTGCTGGGATCGGCCGGCATTACCGAAACCAATGTATTTCAGGAAGTAGCCCGGCAGTTGCTTGCCGGCAATACGGCTGTCTTTATTGACCGATCACCGCAGGTGCTGATTGTCCATACCGAAGGTTTTAGCTACCGCGCCATCGAAGAACCTGGCACGGAGACGGTGGTCCGGGGATCAAGGGAAGGCTTTACCGAAAATATAACTGTCAATATCACCATGCTGCGCCGGCGCGTAAGAAATACCGACCTCGTTGTAGAGAAAATGCAGCTTGGAGAACAAACAAACACCAACTTAGTGATTGCTTATCTTGAAAATCTGGCAAATCCCGAACTGGTAGCGGAAGTAAAAAAAAGAATACAGCAGATTAAAATTGATGCCGTATTGGACTCGGGATACGTGGAGCAGTATATTGAAGACCAGAAATACAGCATTTTTTCAACGGTGGGCTCCACTGAAAAACCCGATGTGGTTGCCGGTAAGCTGTTGGAGGGGCGGGTGGCGGTTTTTTGTGACGGAACCCCCTTTGTCTTGACGGTTCCCTTTTTGTTTATTGAAAGCTTGCAGAGCAGTGAAGACTATTATTTGCGGCCTATTGCCGCCTCGTTTATGCGGCTGATTCGGGTTTTCTCGCTGCTCATGACCATTGCGCTGCCTGCTTTATATGTAACCGTATCCATGTATCATTACGAAATGGTGCCGACCATTTTGCTCATTACGATGGCGGCCACCCGGGAGGGTATCCCTTTTCCGCCTTTTTTGGAAGCGTTCATCATGGGCATTGCCTTTGAGATTATCCGCGAAGCCGGTATCCGGATGCCACGGCCGGTTGGGCAGGCGATCAGTATTGTAGGAGCGCTGGTGCTCGGCGAAACGGCGGTCAATGCGGGGGTAGTCAGTAGTCCGATGGTTATCGTTGTAGCCATTACCGCCATTACGGATTTTGTAAATCCCTCACTGACCACAACGACCGTATTTTTGCGTATTTTTCTATTGGCTCTGGCGGCAGTGCTGGGATTATACGGTATTCTGATTGGCTTTTTCTTTATTTTGGCCCATATCTGTTCCTTACGCTCATTTGGTGCTCCCTATCTGTCACCGCTTGCCCCGGTGAACCGGAGCGGCCTAAAGGATAC
- a CDS encoding GerAB/ArcD/ProY family transporter produces MGKNVKQYMLNWQFLPERRGKRMIQISTWQLYCLMMLFEIGSTTVFGLGIDANEDAWLAILTAMFFGFLLLWVYTEIHRRYPERNLVEIIQQTFGNWLAIPLAMLYGLEFFWIATLNFREFGELISMILLPNIPLSIILIIFMLTVVYVLFLGCEVLARMGEIMFPIVVFFIIATIFLISASGEVSLHRLQPVLGNGVGPVLKAAIPAVLNFPFGEMVVFFMYWPFAREKKLVRKTSMFVTATIGVLLSSVLALMVAVLGVPLVKISTIPIYEVIKLINIMDIITNLDSIATVVMFIGGFFKMAIHFYGGILVYKTLLKVPRKHEKWLIVFFGTFWTWFSITYYPNLIFHRWAGLKVSISYFYSGFTVFELVCPVLLLIAIYLKDLQRRIRKTNNCQQEGS; encoded by the coding sequence GTGGGAAAAAATGTGAAACAATATATGTTAAACTGGCAGTTCCTGCCGGAAAGACGGGGCAAGCGGATGATACAGATAAGCACCTGGCAGTTATATTGCCTCATGATGCTGTTTGAAATCGGGAGTACGACAGTCTTTGGGCTGGGGATTGATGCCAATGAAGATGCCTGGCTTGCCATTCTAACGGCGATGTTTTTTGGCTTTTTGCTCCTTTGGGTATATACGGAAATTCATCGCCGGTATCCCGAGCGGAATTTGGTGGAGATTATCCAGCAGACTTTTGGCAATTGGCTGGCCATTCCGTTGGCTATGCTGTACGGTCTGGAGTTTTTCTGGATTGCGACGCTGAATTTCCGGGAATTTGGCGAGCTGATTTCAATGATATTGCTGCCTAATATTCCCTTATCGATAATTCTCATCATTTTTATGCTTACCGTTGTGTATGTGCTTTTTTTAGGCTGCGAGGTGTTGGCCCGGATGGGAGAAATTATGTTCCCCATCGTGGTATTCTTTATTATAGCCACTATCTTTTTAATCAGCGCGTCCGGAGAGGTCAGTTTGCACCGTCTGCAACCGGTACTGGGCAATGGGGTAGGACCAGTACTAAAAGCTGCGATACCGGCGGTATTAAACTTTCCTTTTGGCGAAATGGTGGTCTTTTTTATGTATTGGCCCTTTGCGAGAGAGAAAAAACTGGTGAGAAAGACCTCCATGTTTGTCACTGCCACCATTGGCGTGCTGCTGTCCAGTGTGCTGGCGCTTATGGTAGCCGTGTTAGGAGTGCCATTGGTTAAAATATCTACAATCCCGATCTATGAAGTAATTAAACTCATTAATATTATGGACATTATTACTAACCTTGACTCAATTGCTACGGTGGTTATGTTTATTGGCGGTTTCTTTAAGATGGCCATTCATTTTTACGGCGGAATTCTGGTATACAAAACATTGCTCAAAGTGCCGCGAAAGCATGAAAAATGGTTGATTGTATTTTTTGGCACCTTTTGGACCTGGTTTTCCATTACCTATTATCCCAACCTGATTTTTCACCGCTGGGCCGGGCTGAAGGTCTCCATTTCTTATTTCTACAGTGGCTTTACCGTATTTGAACTGGTCTGCCCGGTGTTATTGCTCATCGCGATTTATTTGAAGGACCTGCAACGACGGATTAGAAAAACAAACAATTGTCAACAGGAGGGAAGTTGA